In Electrophorus electricus isolate fEleEle1 chromosome 1, fEleEle1.pri, whole genome shotgun sequence, a single window of DNA contains:
- the ist1 gene encoding IST1 homolog isoform X1: MLGGGFKAERLRVNLRLVINRLKLLEKKKTELAQKARKEIADYLSAGKDERARIRVEHIIREDYLVEAMEILELYCDLLLARFGLIQSMKELDPGLQEAVSTLIWAAPRLQSEVTELKIVSDQLCAKYSKEYGKLCRTNQIGTVNDRLMHKLSVEAPPKILVERYLIEIAKNYNVPYEPDAMVHPEVCPGEEADLIDVDHDFKKPGGGGGGGGGGFTAPAAAVPVPMPMPMPMPTAFNYPPPKGAEPFNGPVGTYDGFNNFQPPVRGGQPPQLPSCPPTYESIDELAVKPSDSPKVIAGPGPSSQIYDNNTIPELPSVPDTLPISSLGGNTAASDEIDFDDLSRRFEELKKKT; the protein is encoded by the exons ATGCTTGGTGGTGGATTCAAAGCAGAGCGATTGCGTGTCAATCTCAGACTTGTCATAAATCGCCTGAAACTCCTCGAGAAGAAGAAAA cTGAATTAGCTCAGAAGGCACGGAAGGAGATCGCAGACTACTTGTCAGCAGGGAAAGATGAGCGAGCACGAATCAGAGTAGAGCACATCATTAGAGAAGATTATCTGGTGGAAGCCATGGAGATCCTCGAGTTATACTGTGATTTGCTGCTGGCACGCTTTGGCTTAATCCAATCCATGAA GGAGCTTGACCCGGGCCTTCAGGAAGCAGTGTCCACGCTTATCTGGGCTGCTCCTCGACTGCAGTCAGAAGTTACAGAACTCAAAATT GTTTCAGACCAGCTGTGTGCCAAATACAGCAAGGAGTATGGAAAACTTTGTAGGACAAACCAGATTGGAACAGTCAATGACAGA CTCATGCACAAACTGAGTGTGGAGGCCCCACCAAAGATCCTGGTGGAGCGTTACCTCATTGAGATTGCCAAAAATTACAATGTTCCCTATGAGCCTGATGCTATGGTCCAT CCAGAGGTATGCCCAGGGGAGGAGGCAGATCTCATAGATGTGGACCATGACTTCAAGAAGCccggtggaggaggaggtggtggtggaggaggcttcactgctcctgctgctgctgtgccCGTGCCCATGCCCATGCCCATGCCCATGCCCACGGCCTTCAACTACCCTCCACCCAAAGGAGCT GAACCCTTTAATGGTCCTGTTGGCACCTATGATGGCTTTAACAACTTCCAGCCTCCGGTGAGAGGAGGGCAGCCCCCACAGCTTCCTAGCTGCCCCCCCACCTATGAGTCT ATTGATGAGTTGGCTGTCAAACCCTCTGATTCTCCCAAGGTTATTGCAG GGCCTGGCCCATCCTCCCAGATCTACGATAACAACACCATTCCCGAGCTCCCGTCAGTTCCCGACACACTCCCCATCTCCTCCTTGGGTGGGAACACCGCTGCCTCAGACGAAATCGACTTTGATGACCTGTCCCGACGCTTtgaggagctgaagaagaagACCTAA
- the ist1 gene encoding IST1 homolog isoform X3 produces the protein MLGGGFKAERLRVNLRLVINRLKLLEKKKTELAQKARKEIADYLSAGKDERARIRVEHIIREDYLVEAMEILELYCDLLLARFGLIQSMKELDPGLQEAVSTLIWAAPRLQSEVTELKIVSDQLCAKYSKEYGKLCRTNQIGTVNDRLMHKLSVEAPPKILVERYLIEIAKNYNVPYEPDAMVHPEVCPGEEADLIDVDHDFKKPGGGGGGGGGGFTAPAAAVPVPMPMPMPMPTAFNYPPPKGAIDELAVKPSDSPKVIAGPGPSSQIYDNNTIPELPSVPDTLPISSLGGNTAASDEIDFDDLSRRFEELKKKT, from the exons ATGCTTGGTGGTGGATTCAAAGCAGAGCGATTGCGTGTCAATCTCAGACTTGTCATAAATCGCCTGAAACTCCTCGAGAAGAAGAAAA cTGAATTAGCTCAGAAGGCACGGAAGGAGATCGCAGACTACTTGTCAGCAGGGAAAGATGAGCGAGCACGAATCAGAGTAGAGCACATCATTAGAGAAGATTATCTGGTGGAAGCCATGGAGATCCTCGAGTTATACTGTGATTTGCTGCTGGCACGCTTTGGCTTAATCCAATCCATGAA GGAGCTTGACCCGGGCCTTCAGGAAGCAGTGTCCACGCTTATCTGGGCTGCTCCTCGACTGCAGTCAGAAGTTACAGAACTCAAAATT GTTTCAGACCAGCTGTGTGCCAAATACAGCAAGGAGTATGGAAAACTTTGTAGGACAAACCAGATTGGAACAGTCAATGACAGA CTCATGCACAAACTGAGTGTGGAGGCCCCACCAAAGATCCTGGTGGAGCGTTACCTCATTGAGATTGCCAAAAATTACAATGTTCCCTATGAGCCTGATGCTATGGTCCAT CCAGAGGTATGCCCAGGGGAGGAGGCAGATCTCATAGATGTGGACCATGACTTCAAGAAGCccggtggaggaggaggtggtggtggaggaggcttcactgctcctgctgctgctgtgccCGTGCCCATGCCCATGCCCATGCCCATGCCCACGGCCTTCAACTACCCTCCACCCAAAGGAGCT ATTGATGAGTTGGCTGTCAAACCCTCTGATTCTCCCAAGGTTATTGCAG GGCCTGGCCCATCCTCCCAGATCTACGATAACAACACCATTCCCGAGCTCCCGTCAGTTCCCGACACACTCCCCATCTCCTCCTTGGGTGGGAACACCGCTGCCTCAGACGAAATCGACTTTGATGACCTGTCCCGACGCTTtgaggagctgaagaagaagACCTAA
- the ist1 gene encoding IST1 homolog isoform X2 produces MLGGGFKAERLRVNLRLVINRLKLLEKKKTELAQKARKEIADYLSAGKDERARIRVEHIIREDYLVEAMEILELYCDLLLARFGLIQSMKELDPGLQEAVSTLIWAAPRLQSEVTELKIVSDQLCAKYSKEYGKLCRTNQIGTVNDRLMHKLSVEAPPKILVERYLIEIAKNYNVPYEPDAMVHPEVCPGEEADLIDVDHDFKKPGGGGGGGGGGFTAPAAAVPVPMPMPMPMPTAFNYPPPKGAEPFNGPVGTYDGFNNFQPPVRGGQPPQLPSCPPTYESVIAGPGPSSQIYDNNTIPELPSVPDTLPISSLGGNTAASDEIDFDDLSRRFEELKKKT; encoded by the exons ATGCTTGGTGGTGGATTCAAAGCAGAGCGATTGCGTGTCAATCTCAGACTTGTCATAAATCGCCTGAAACTCCTCGAGAAGAAGAAAA cTGAATTAGCTCAGAAGGCACGGAAGGAGATCGCAGACTACTTGTCAGCAGGGAAAGATGAGCGAGCACGAATCAGAGTAGAGCACATCATTAGAGAAGATTATCTGGTGGAAGCCATGGAGATCCTCGAGTTATACTGTGATTTGCTGCTGGCACGCTTTGGCTTAATCCAATCCATGAA GGAGCTTGACCCGGGCCTTCAGGAAGCAGTGTCCACGCTTATCTGGGCTGCTCCTCGACTGCAGTCAGAAGTTACAGAACTCAAAATT GTTTCAGACCAGCTGTGTGCCAAATACAGCAAGGAGTATGGAAAACTTTGTAGGACAAACCAGATTGGAACAGTCAATGACAGA CTCATGCACAAACTGAGTGTGGAGGCCCCACCAAAGATCCTGGTGGAGCGTTACCTCATTGAGATTGCCAAAAATTACAATGTTCCCTATGAGCCTGATGCTATGGTCCAT CCAGAGGTATGCCCAGGGGAGGAGGCAGATCTCATAGATGTGGACCATGACTTCAAGAAGCccggtggaggaggaggtggtggtggaggaggcttcactgctcctgctgctgctgtgccCGTGCCCATGCCCATGCCCATGCCCATGCCCACGGCCTTCAACTACCCTCCACCCAAAGGAGCT GAACCCTTTAATGGTCCTGTTGGCACCTATGATGGCTTTAACAACTTCCAGCCTCCGGTGAGAGGAGGGCAGCCCCCACAGCTTCCTAGCTGCCCCCCCACCTATGAGTCT GTTATTGCAG GGCCTGGCCCATCCTCCCAGATCTACGATAACAACACCATTCCCGAGCTCCCGTCAGTTCCCGACACACTCCCCATCTCCTCCTTGGGTGGGAACACCGCTGCCTCAGACGAAATCGACTTTGATGACCTGTCCCGACGCTTtgaggagctgaagaagaagACCTAA